The genomic window GCTCTGATGGATTGACAAATATGTTAACCGATGACGAAATTAAAGAAGTTATGTTGACGGATTCACTATTAAAAAATCGAGTGGAAAAATTGATAGAACTGGCTAATATAGCAGGTGGAACAGATAACATTACGGTGTTAATAATCGATTTTGACGATGACTTACAGGAGGATACACCATGATAAACATAGGAACAAAAATAGGGGGACGCTATGAAATAATTGGTAATATTGGTAGCGGTGGTATGGCAAATGTTTATTTGGCTCGAGATCTGATTTTGAATCGTGAAGTTGCAATTAAAGTATTGCGTTTTGATTTTCAAGATGACCAAAACGCCATTCGACGTTTTCAACGTGAAGCACTAGCAGCGACAGAAATGGTTCATCCCAATATTGTGAGTGTTTATGATGTTGGTGAAGAAAATGGCATGCAGTATATTGTCATGGAATATGTTCGAGGAACAGATTTAAAACACTATATTCGTAACTATTCCCCAATCCCATTAGATACGGTTGTTTATATGATGGAACAAATTTTGTCAGCTGTTTCACTTGCCCATGAACATGGCATTATTCACCGAGATTTGAAGCCACAAAATATTTTAGTTGATGAACAAGGCAATGTGAAAATTACTGATTTTGGTATTGCAATCGCGTTATCTGAGACATCTTTAACTCAAACTAATACACTGCTTGGTTCTGTTCATTATTTATCACCAGAACAAGCAAGAGGTGGTATGTCGACTAGGCAATCAGATATTTATGCTTTAGGGATTATTCTCTATGAGTTGTTAACAGGACAGGTGCCCTTTGAAGGAGAATCAGCTGTTTCAATCGCATTGAAACACTTCCAAAAAGATGTGCCATCAGTCCGTCAATATAATCCAAGTATTCCTCAGGCATTAGAAAATGTGGTGCTTCATGCAACAGCGAAAGAAGTGTCTGATCGATACAAAACAGTCAATGACATGTATTCAGATTTGAGTACTTCTCTAAGCCCTGAAAGAGCAAATGAACCAGTTTACGCACCAAGTTCTATGACAGATGAGACAATCATGTTAACTCCTGTTAAAGAACCTGAACCAGTCGTATCAAAAATGCCATTAGAAGAATCTGATTTGGATTTACATAATCAAAATGATGAAACATCAAATGACAAACCTCGATCGAAAAAAAGAGGAAAGGTAATTGCTACTATTCTTGGTATACTAGTTGTGATAGGTATTGGATTATTTGCATTAGGAACTAAGCAAGATGAGGTGACTATTCCTAATATAGAAAACATGCCACAGTCTGAAGCGATTAAGGCATTAGAAGCAAAGAAAATTAAAGTTAATCCTAAAATAGAGACAATTTCTGATGATAAAATAGAAGAAGGACGTGTTGTTAAAACACAACCACCTATTGGATCTAAAATTAAGCAAAAGGGAGAAATTGTTCTGTATATCAGTTCGGGTAAAAAATCTGTCTCGATGATGGATGTTGAGGGAATGTCAAAAAATGAAGCGAAACAAGCACTAATAAAATTTGGGTTTAAAGAAAATAACATTAGTGAAAAACAGGAAGCTTCTAGTGATGTGGAAAAAGATAATGTGATGTCACAAAGTATTCAACCTGGAACAGAAATTGTTCCTGAAAATGAAAAAATCACCTTAACTATTAGTAAAGGTCCGGATAGCTTTTCGCTTGCTTATTTGACAGGATACACACGAGACCAAGTAGCTAGATATATTGACAGTGAAGGATTGTTATTACGAAGTGAAGGACAGGATTATAGTTCTTCTGTTCCACAAGGCCAAGTTCTATATACAACACCCGCTGGAGGAACACCAGTTAAAAAAGGTGATTATATTACAGTAGTTTATTCATTAGGGCCTGAACCTGTGAAAACTGAACCAAGTAGTTCAACAGAACATTCAAGCGACACAACAGATTCTACTGAAACGACACAACATTCTGGAGAAGGAAATCAAACGAATCAAAATCAAGGAAACCAAAATAATAATCAACAAAATCAAAATAACGGAAATACCAAGCCAAGTCAAAGTGAACCAAAAGAGAAAAAAGAATAGATATTTAGAATGATTAAAAAGCAATTATTGATGTCGTAGTCATGATGTCAATAATTGCTTTTTTATTTTGTGTATTGTCTATTCTCTTGCTGTAAGTGTGTATAAAAAAAGAAAAAGGGTATAAAAATATGGTACAATAACACATAGAATAATGTGATTATCAAAGGAGGAAGTAAATGCCTAAAGGACAAATCTGTAAAGCGTTAAGTGGTTTTTATTACATTGACTATAAAGGCAAGCGTTATCAAACACGAGCACGAGGAAATTTTAGAAATCGAAATATTACACCGCTTGTTGGTGATTGGGTAGAATTTGAAAGCACAAACGAAACAGATGGCTATATTTTAGATGTTTATGAACGAAAAAATGATTTAGTTAGGCCACCTGTTGCTAACATTGATCAAGGTGTCGTTGTATCGAGTTGTGTGGAACCTAATTTTTCTACTAATCTATTGGATCGATTTTTGGTTACGTTATCTGAAAAAGATATCGCACCCATTATTTATGTTACGAAGATGGACTTAGCTAGTGATGATGTGAAGCAAGAGATGAGCGAAATCCAGAAAGCCTATGAACAGATTGGGTACCCTATTTTACTTGCAGAGAAAGAATCATTAGATGATTTAACAAATTTTTTTAAAGATAAGTTAACGGTGTTTATGGGACAATCAGGTGCAGGTAAGTCAACTTTGTTAAATCAATTATCACCAGATTTATCACTAAAAGTAGGAGAGATTTCCGAAAGTTTGGGACGAGGTCGCCATACGACAAGACATGTTGAACTGATCGATTTATTTGACGGATTAGTGGCAGATACTCCTGGTTTTAGTTCAATTGATTTCTTAGAAATGACATTAGATGAATTGCCAAAACGTTTTCCAGAATTTGTTGAAGCGTCAGCTTACTGTAAATTTAGAGAATGCAAACATCGTCATGAACCAAAATGTGAAGTGAAGAGAAGAGTTGAAACTGGTGAAATATTAGCTAGTCGATATGACCACTATTTACAATTTTATGATGAGATTGATAGCCGAAAACCAGTATATAAAAAAAATAAATAAAAGTGAGGAAAAAACTATGGTAAAGATAGCACCGTCAATATTAAGCGCAGATTTTTCAAAATTGGGAGAAGATGTTAAACGTGTTGATAAAGCTGGGGCAGATTATATTCACATTGATGTAATGGATGGACAATTTGTTCCGAATATTACGTTCGGTCCAGCCCTTATTTCATCTATTCGTCCTGTGACTGATTTAGTGTTTGATGTTCACTTGATGATAGTAGATCCGGAACGCTTTATTGATGAGTTTGCAAAAGCAGGGTCTGATATTATTACCGTTCATGCTGAAAGTACGACTCATTTACACCGTGTCATTCAACAAATTAAAGCAAGTGGCGTGAAAGCTGGCGTGGTCATTAATCCAGGAACACCAGTTGAGATGATCAAGCCTGTTTTATCAATGGTTGATTTAGTCTTAGTGATGACAGTTAATCCAGGATTTGGTGGTCAAAAATTCATATCAGAATGTTTAGATAAAGTAAGTGAACTAGCAGAGTTACGACAAGTTAAAGGATACACCTATGAAATTGAAGTAGACGGTGGCGTGGACGATAAGACTGCAAAAGAATGTGTTGAAGCAGGAGCAGATGTGTTAGTTGCCGGATCATATGTTTATAAATATGATGATGTAACTGAGCCGATTAAAAAATTAAAAGAAGCAGGTAAGTAATGAAAAAGTCGGTTATTGTGTTGGCCGGTAGTGATAAATCATTATGGCCAAGCATGGATATATTTGATGAAGCTAGTCATATTATTGGGGTTGATAGGGGAGCTTACGAGGGTGTTCGTCATGGATTATCTATTGATATGGCGGTAGGAGATTTTGACTCACTAAGTCTTGAAGAACTTTCTTATGTTAAAGAACATGTAGAAAAAGTGACGCAATACCCAGCTGAAAAAGATGAGACGGATACTGAAATTGGTATTTCTGTCGCTAGTGAACTATCAGAAGACGCTAAAATCATCCTAATAGGTGGCACGGGTGGGCGTTTAGATCATTTCTTAGCTAATCTATGGCTACCATTCCAAGAACGGTTTAAAACGATTGCTACAAGGTTTGTGATAAAAGACAATCAAAATACGCTTTCTTATTTTCTACCGGGAGATTATACGATTGAAAAAGAGCCAGATAAAAAATATTTAGCATATGTTTGTTTAACACCTATGACACATTTATCTTTATATGATGCGAAGTATCGTTTAGATGATGTTGATGTGATACAACCAACTTCCTATGCAAGTAATGAATTCGTTGGCAAAACAACAAGATTTTCATTTGCAAGTGGTATGATGTGTGTCATCCAATCTAAAGACAAATAAAAAAAGCAGCCTCTAGTTAGGTTGCTTTTTTAATATCTATTTTATTAAACGCGTTCAACTTTACCAGATTTCAAAGCACGAGCAGAAACCCAAACTTTTTTTGGTTTACCGTCAACTAAAATACGGACTTTTTGAAGATTAGCTCCCCAAGTACGTTTAGATGCGTTCATTGCGTGAGAACGGTTGTTACCAGTTCTTGCTTTACGACCAGTTATATAACATTGTTTTGCCATGATATTCCCTCCTTTGCTTTGCTGGCATTTTTACGATTCTATTAATCATACTAAAATAATTTATCATAAAAAGAAACAAAAAGCAATAAAAAATATGATAAAGTTACAATAAGAGCGATGTTATAAGCGTTTAAAGATAATTATTCTTTAATAAAAATTGCGTTTATGATAAACTAAAGAATGATAATGGGTAATACTGACTTTGAGGAGGTAGTAAAATGGCTGTAAAAATTAAAACACAAGCTGGAACCATTGAAATTTCAAATGATGTTATAGCAACAGTTGTCGGTGGTGCTGCCACAGATATTTACGGAATCGTTGGTATGGCAAGTAAAAATCAAATTAAAGATAATTTAAATGATATTTTAGGTAAAGAAAACTATTCTCGTGGGGTAGTAGTACGTCAAGAAGAGAATGGTGTAGCAGTAGATGTGTACATTATGGTAAGTTACGGAACAAAAATTTCTGAAGTAAGTCGTAATGTGCAAGAAAAAGTCAAATACAATCTTGAAACAATGCTTGGCGTTGTTGCAAATTCAGTAAATGTTTTTATCCAAGGCGTGCGCGTGCAACCTGAATAAAATCATGCGATATTAAGTGTTAAATATACGAGGAGGAACATTTGAGTGGAACTAAAAGCAATCAACGGAGGGCAATTTCAAGCAATGGTACAAGTCGGAGCCAATAGACTGAACCAAAACGCCGAATTTGTCAATTCTTTAAATGTTTTCCCGGTACCAGATGGTGATACGGGAACTAATATGGATTTATCGATGACTAGTGGAGCAAAAGCTGTTAGAGAGGCAACAACGGAACATGCTGGAGAATTAGCTGCAATATTATCTAAAGGCCTTTTAATGGGTGCACGTGGTAACTCTGGCGTTATCTTGTCACAATTATTCAGAGGATTCTCAAAAAAAATTGAAGACAAAGAAGAATTAAACGCACAAGACTTAGCAGATGCGTTTAAAAATGGTGTAGAAGTGGCGTATAAAGCAGTGATGAAACCTGTTGAAGGAACAATTCTGACTGTTTCTAGAGGTGCTGCGATTGCCGCGGAGAAAAAAGCCAAAGAGAGTGATGATGCACTAGAAGTCATGGAAGCTGCTCTTAAAGGTGCTAAAAAAGCGTTAGCTAAGACACCTGATATGTTGCCTGTCTTAAAAGAAGTTGGCGTGGTCGATAGTGGTGGACAAGGACTTGTTTTTATCTATGAAGGTTTCGTTGAGTCTTTATCTGGCAAAGTAGTTGAAAGTGAAATTTATCAACCATCACCAGCTCAAATGGAAGAGATGGTTAATGCTGAACATCATCGTAGTGTTCAAAGCCATATGTCAACTGAAGACATTAAATTTGGTTACTGTACAGAAATCATGGTAAAAATTGGTGAAGGACCAACAGTTGATAGTACGTTTGATTATGACACATTTAGAAATTACTTAAATGAAATTGGTGATTCATTATTAGTTGTAGCCGATGATGAAATCATCAAAGTTCATGTTCATACAGAGCAACCTGGTGAAGTCATGAATTATGGTCAAAAATTTGGTTCATTAATCAAAATTAAAGTGGATAATATGCGCTTGCAACATGAATCATTACTTGATACTCCAAGTGCACCAGCTGTAGAAGCACCAAAAGAAAAAGTGCCTTATGGTATTATTTCAATTGCTGCTGGTAAAGGGGTTCAAGACTTGTTTAGTAGCATGGGTGTTAACCACGTGATTAGTGGTGGACAAACAATGAATCCAAGCACAGAAGATATTATGTTAGCAATCCAATCAGTGAACGCTGAAAATGTGATTATCTTACCTAATAATAAAAATATCTTCATGGCAGCTGATCAAGCCGCTGAAGTGAGTGATGTGCCAACAATCGTGATTCCATCGAAAACAATTTCTCAAGGAATGACGGCTCTATTAGGATTTAATGATCAAGTATCACTTGAAGAAAATCAAAAAAATATGTTAGAAATGCTTGAAGGTGTAACAAGCGGTCAAGTCACAACGGCTGTTCGTGACACAAGCATTGATGGCGTTGAAATTAAAAAAGACGATAACTTGGGCATGGTTGAAGGAAAAATTGTGGTATCAATGCCAAGTCGTTTTGATGCAAGTTTAGAAACATTAAAACAAATGATTGATGATGACACTGAAATTGTGACAATCTTAATTGGTGAAGATGGAACAAGTGAAGAAGCATCATTATTAGAAGAAGCATTGCTTGAAATGGATAGTGATTTAGAAGTTGAGATTCACCAAGGAGATCAACCAGTTTATCCATATCTATTTGCAGCTGAATAAGATAAAAAAGTCAAACATTGGTTTGACTTTTTTTAACAGTTAAAAAGGAGGAGTCAAAGTGAAACAGTTAAGTGATAGTGTAGCGACACTTAGTGGTGTTGGCCCAAAACGTGTGGAGACACTCAAAACATTACACATAGAAACGATTAATGATTTACTGACACATTATCCGTTTCGCTATGACGATATCCAAGAAAAAAAGTTAGAAGAAATTAGTGATCAAGAAAAAGTAGTCTTAAAAGGTATTGCCATTTCTGATGGGGTAGTCAATTATTATGGGCATAAAAAAAGCCGTTTAGTTTTTCGAATGATGGTGGAGCAGGCTGTTATAACTGTGACGTTTTTTAACCAACCCTTTTTAAAAAATAAAATTCATTCGTCAGAGGAAATTGCAGTTTTTGGTAAATGGGACGCAAAGAGAAAGTCGTTAACAGGTCTCAAAATTATGGCGACACAACAGCAAGAAGAAGAGTTTGCTCCCATCTATAGTGTGAATAAACACATCAAACAACAAACACTGGTTCAACTGATTAAACAGGGGTTTGAAGGGTATGGCGAGTTGGTTGAAGAAAACTTACCAGATTACTTATTGGAAAAATATAGATTGATGCCTAAACAACAAGCTGTTAGAGCTATGCATTTTCCAGAATCAATTGAAGAAAATCGTTTAGCAAAAAGGCGATTAGCTTTTGAAGAATTTTTCCTATTTCAATTAAAGATGATTCAATTAAAAGAAGAAGAAACAGCCAAAGAACATGGTAATCCTATTTTATATGATGTGGATGAGTTGAAACAGTTTATTAAGACATTACCGTTTGAATTAACGAATGCTCAAAAACGAGTTGTCAACGAAATTTGTGCTGACATGAGAAGTCCTTATCACATGCATCGCTTACTACAAGGAGATGTAGGGAGTGGGAAAACAATGGTAGCAGCACTTGCTTTATTTGCCGCTTACACGGCATCCTATCAAGGAGCATTAATGGTGCCAACAGAAATTTTAGCAGAACAACATATGGAAAGTCTAACTGAATTGTTTGAAAATACGCCAGTTAGAGTAGCGTTATTAACTGGTTCGACAAAAGCGAAAGCACGTCGTCAAATATTAGCTGAGCTTTCAGAAGGTGAAATTGATATTTTAGTTGGGACACATGCCTTAATTCAAGAAGAAGTCCAATTTTCTAATTTGGGTATTGTCATTACAGACGAGCAACATCGTTTTGGTGTGAATCAGCGAAAAATATTACGAGAAAAAGGCAATCATCCAGATGTGTTGTTTATGACAGCAACACCAATCCCTAGAACGTTGGCCATCACAGCTTATGGCGAAATGGATGTGTCGATTATTGATGAGTTACCAGCCGGACGAAAACCCATCGAAACACGTTGGGCCTTGCCAAAACAATTGGATAGTATTTTAGAAACTATGCGTGAGTTACTAAAACAAGGGCAACAAGCGTATGTGATTTGTCCGTTGATTGAAGAGTCAGAGATGCTAGATGTAAAAAATGCAACGGAAATTTACGAGCACTTATCTGCCTTTTTCTCTCCGACGTATCATGTTGATTTATTACATGGCAAGATGAAGGCTGATGAAAAAGACGCCATCATGCAAAAGTTCAAAGACAATGACACACAAGTATTGGTTTCAACAACTGTTATTGAAGTGGGCGTGAATGTCCCAAATGCCACGATGATGGTCATTATTGATGCAGATCGTTTTGGTTTAGCACAGCTTCATCAGTTACGTGGACGTGTTGGACGTGGGCACAAAGCGTCTTATTGTGTGTTGATAGCTAATCCAAAGAGTGAACAAGGTAAAGAGCGAATGAAAATCATGACGGAAACGACAGATGGTTTTGTATTGAGTCAAAAAGATTTGGAAATGCGAGGACCTGGTGACTTTTTTGGTGCCAAACAATCTGGTTTGCCTGAATTTAAAGTTGGTGATATGGTAGCTGATTTTATTATGTTAGAAACGGCAAGAGAAGAAGCCATTAGTCTTTGGAAAACGCCTGAGTGGATACATGATAAATCGTTTGCACCATTAGCTAAGAGTATCAAGAGCACGACATATCAATTAAATCATTTAGATTAACATGCTATAATAAATGCAAATTGTAAAAAAGTGAGGAATCTTATCATGAAAATAGCCGTAGATGCTATGGGCGGAGACAACGCACCAAAAGCCATTGTAGAAGGTGTGATGTTAGCCAAAAAAGATTTTCCAGATATTGAATTTTTATTATTTGGAAAAGAATCAGCGATTAAAGAATATGTGACAGACGATAAAAATATTACGATTATTCACACAGATGAAAAAATCGAAAGCGATGATGAGCCAGTTAAAGCGATTCGACGAAAAAAACAAGCCTCAATGGTCTTAGCTGCTCAAGCTGTTAAAGAAAAACAAGCAGACGCGTTGTTTTCTGCAGGTAACACAGGCGCTCTTTTAGCTGCTGGGTTGTTTGTTGTGGGGCGTATCAAACAAGTTGAACGCCCAGGACTGATGACAACGATGCCAGTTTTTACAGGTGAAAAAGGGGCTGGATTTGATTTTATTGATATGGGAGCAAATGCTGATAACAAACCGGAACATTTGTTAACATATGGTATCTTAGCTTCTTATTATGCTAGTCAAGTTCGTGGCGTGGAAAATCCTCGTGTCGGTCTTTTAAACAATGGGACGGAAGACACAAAAGGAAGCGAGCTAACAAAAAAAGCATTTGAATTATTAAAAGAAGAACCAAGTTTAAATTTTGTTGGAAATGTCGAAGCAAGAG from Vagococcus martis includes these protein-coding regions:
- the pknB gene encoding Stk1 family PASTA domain-containing Ser/Thr kinase; this translates as MINIGTKIGGRYEIIGNIGSGGMANVYLARDLILNREVAIKVLRFDFQDDQNAIRRFQREALAATEMVHPNIVSVYDVGEENGMQYIVMEYVRGTDLKHYIRNYSPIPLDTVVYMMEQILSAVSLAHEHGIIHRDLKPQNILVDEQGNVKITDFGIAIALSETSLTQTNTLLGSVHYLSPEQARGGMSTRQSDIYALGIILYELLTGQVPFEGESAVSIALKHFQKDVPSVRQYNPSIPQALENVVLHATAKEVSDRYKTVNDMYSDLSTSLSPERANEPVYAPSSMTDETIMLTPVKEPEPVVSKMPLEESDLDLHNQNDETSNDKPRSKKRGKVIATILGILVVIGIGLFALGTKQDEVTIPNIENMPQSEAIKALEAKKIKVNPKIETISDDKIEEGRVVKTQPPIGSKIKQKGEIVLYISSGKKSVSMMDVEGMSKNEAKQALIKFGFKENNISEKQEASSDVEKDNVMSQSIQPGTEIVPENEKITLTISKGPDSFSLAYLTGYTRDQVARYIDSEGLLLRSEGQDYSSSVPQGQVLYTTPAGGTPVKKGDYITVVYSLGPEPVKTEPSSSTEHSSDTTDSTETTQHSGEGNQTNQNQGNQNNNQQNQNNGNTKPSQSEPKEKKE
- a CDS encoding DAK2 domain-containing protein, with the translated sequence MELKAINGGQFQAMVQVGANRLNQNAEFVNSLNVFPVPDGDTGTNMDLSMTSGAKAVREATTEHAGELAAILSKGLLMGARGNSGVILSQLFRGFSKKIEDKEELNAQDLADAFKNGVEVAYKAVMKPVEGTILTVSRGAAIAAEKKAKESDDALEVMEAALKGAKKALAKTPDMLPVLKEVGVVDSGGQGLVFIYEGFVESLSGKVVESEIYQPSPAQMEEMVNAEHHRSVQSHMSTEDIKFGYCTEIMVKIGEGPTVDSTFDYDTFRNYLNEIGDSLLVVADDEIIKVHVHTEQPGEVMNYGQKFGSLIKIKVDNMRLQHESLLDTPSAPAVEAPKEKVPYGIISIAAGKGVQDLFSSMGVNHVISGGQTMNPSTEDIMLAIQSVNAENVIILPNNKNIFMAADQAAEVSDVPTIVIPSKTISQGMTALLGFNDQVSLEENQKNMLEMLEGVTSGQVTTAVRDTSIDGVEIKKDDNLGMVEGKIVVSMPSRFDASLETLKQMIDDDTEIVTILIGEDGTSEEASLLEEALLEMDSDLEVEIHQGDQPVYPYLFAAE
- the plsX gene encoding phosphate acyltransferase PlsX, with translation MKIAVDAMGGDNAPKAIVEGVMLAKKDFPDIEFLLFGKESAIKEYVTDDKNITIIHTDEKIESDDEPVKAIRRKKQASMVLAAQAVKEKQADALFSAGNTGALLAAGLFVVGRIKQVERPGLMTTMPVFTGEKGAGFDFIDMGANADNKPEHLLTYGILASYYASQVRGVENPRVGLLNNGTEDTKGSELTKKAFELLKEEPSLNFVGNVEARDLFNGVADVVVTDGFTGNAVLKSIEGTAQAIMSNLKSSILDSGLKGKMGALLLKDSLKDLKQKMDYSNHGGAVLFGVKAPVVKTHGSTGPDAVRHTIRQIHTMLEKDVVNNLVAYFDEHQA
- a CDS encoding Asp23/Gls24 family envelope stress response protein, with protein sequence MAVKIKTQAGTIEISNDVIATVVGGAATDIYGIVGMASKNQIKDNLNDILGKENYSRGVVVRQEENGVAVDVYIMVSYGTKISEVSRNVQEKVKYNLETMLGVVANSVNVFIQGVRVQPE
- a CDS encoding thiamine diphosphokinase; its protein translation is MKKSVIVLAGSDKSLWPSMDIFDEASHIIGVDRGAYEGVRHGLSIDMAVGDFDSLSLEELSYVKEHVEKVTQYPAEKDETDTEIGISVASELSEDAKIILIGGTGGRLDHFLANLWLPFQERFKTIATRFVIKDNQNTLSYFLPGDYTIEKEPDKKYLAYVCLTPMTHLSLYDAKYRLDDVDVIQPTSYASNEFVGKTTRFSFASGMMCVIQSKDK
- the rpe gene encoding ribulose-phosphate 3-epimerase — encoded protein: MVKIAPSILSADFSKLGEDVKRVDKAGADYIHIDVMDGQFVPNITFGPALISSIRPVTDLVFDVHLMIVDPERFIDEFAKAGSDIITVHAESTTHLHRVIQQIKASGVKAGVVINPGTPVEMIKPVLSMVDLVLVMTVNPGFGGQKFISECLDKVSELAELRQVKGYTYEIEVDGGVDDKTAKECVEAGADVLVAGSYVYKYDDVTEPIKKLKEAGK
- the rpmB gene encoding 50S ribosomal protein L28 — protein: MAKQCYITGRKARTGNNRSHAMNASKRTWGANLQKVRILVDGKPKKVWVSARALKSGKVERV
- the rsgA gene encoding ribosome small subunit-dependent GTPase A is translated as MPKGQICKALSGFYYIDYKGKRYQTRARGNFRNRNITPLVGDWVEFESTNETDGYILDVYERKNDLVRPPVANIDQGVVVSSCVEPNFSTNLLDRFLVTLSEKDIAPIIYVTKMDLASDDVKQEMSEIQKAYEQIGYPILLAEKESLDDLTNFFKDKLTVFMGQSGAGKSTLLNQLSPDLSLKVGEISESLGRGRHTTRHVELIDLFDGLVADTPGFSSIDFLEMTLDELPKRFPEFVEASAYCKFRECKHRHEPKCEVKRRVETGEILASRYDHYLQFYDEIDSRKPVYKKNK
- the recG gene encoding ATP-dependent DNA helicase RecG — translated: MKQLSDSVATLSGVGPKRVETLKTLHIETINDLLTHYPFRYDDIQEKKLEEISDQEKVVLKGIAISDGVVNYYGHKKSRLVFRMMVEQAVITVTFFNQPFLKNKIHSSEEIAVFGKWDAKRKSLTGLKIMATQQQEEEFAPIYSVNKHIKQQTLVQLIKQGFEGYGELVEENLPDYLLEKYRLMPKQQAVRAMHFPESIEENRLAKRRLAFEEFFLFQLKMIQLKEEETAKEHGNPILYDVDELKQFIKTLPFELTNAQKRVVNEICADMRSPYHMHRLLQGDVGSGKTMVAALALFAAYTASYQGALMVPTEILAEQHMESLTELFENTPVRVALLTGSTKAKARRQILAELSEGEIDILVGTHALIQEEVQFSNLGIVITDEQHRFGVNQRKILREKGNHPDVLFMTATPIPRTLAITAYGEMDVSIIDELPAGRKPIETRWALPKQLDSILETMRELLKQGQQAYVICPLIEESEMLDVKNATEIYEHLSAFFSPTYHVDLLHGKMKADEKDAIMQKFKDNDTQVLVSTTVIEVGVNVPNATMMVIIDADRFGLAQLHQLRGRVGRGHKASYCVLIANPKSEQGKERMKIMTETTDGFVLSQKDLEMRGPGDFFGAKQSGLPEFKVGDMVADFIMLETAREEAISLWKTPEWIHDKSFAPLAKSIKSTTYQLNHLD